One genomic region from Alkalidesulfovibrio alkalitolerans DSM 16529 encodes:
- a CDS encoding sigma-70 family RNA polymerase sigma factor, translating to MVSQNSYDGIDKYAADLIRHKARQLVGKAGFTEDDRPDLEQELMIDLLQRMRHFNPAKAKKTTFMARIVERHISTILEARFAQCRDWRLCQTSLNEPLDNGEGDTTERIEFLDSEGSLGGGTRETRERLAHEIRMDLGQAIASLPEELRDLCVRLHDSTMAEVAREMGIPRTTLYDRLSKLRDAFREAGLEDYL from the coding sequence ATGGTTTCACAAAATTCTTACGACGGCATCGACAAGTATGCCGCCGACCTCATTCGGCACAAAGCACGTCAACTCGTAGGCAAGGCCGGATTCACCGAGGACGACAGACCCGACCTCGAACAGGAACTGATGATCGATCTGCTGCAGCGGATGCGGCATTTCAATCCCGCCAAGGCCAAGAAGACCACCTTCATGGCCCGGATCGTCGAACGTCACATCTCCACCATCCTGGAGGCCCGGTTCGCCCAATGCCGGGACTGGCGGCTCTGCCAAACCTCACTCAACGAACCCCTCGACAACGGCGAAGGCGACACCACCGAGCGGATCGAGTTCCTGGACAGCGAAGGTTCTCTGGGAGGCGGCACCCGCGAGACAAGGGAGCGCCTCGCCCATGAGATCCGCATGGATCTCGGCCAGGCCATCGCCTCGCTGCCGGAAGAGCTCCGGGATCTGTGCGTGCGCCTGCACGACAGCACCATGGCCGAAGTCGCCCGGGAGATGGGCATTCCCAGAACCACCCTCTACGACCGGCTGAGCAAGCTCCGGGACGCGTTCCGCGAGGCCGGGCTCGAGGACTACCTGTGA
- a CDS encoding CHC2 zinc finger domain-containing protein — MSMGGTDNVREYYRHVTEMDIGDVARELLPGRITQETGQRLMCDCPNHQSQSRLSLHVMLDKQGWYCFGCGVGGDVLQLVEFIQTGSVTAGQSGPMPDSHRQARDYLAKKAGLPPLSRYGLSQERLAQTEADRAFELRVKDALTSLARLYHARLKESPEVLDWLKSKYALSEETIDDLLIGYADNASGAVAQLTGGEDGFSKRELAATGAFRPTSQDGLTPFFERRIVFPYWSRGRVVFMIGRKTPWTPDVGWEQGKYKKLPVHDEHQRPYVADFINNALLFNEDCLLARPGKVIITEGVTDCLALMQLGLPTVSPVTVRIRAADWERLIPKLRGVETVYICQDNELSQAGLKGALQTARTLAEHKIDTRLVTLPLSETQISARQELTERFGLTASVGPKELAKLLAGRPAEEIQAAEALLAIAKIDVNDYIAAGHTLEDFERLLAEASTPIEFGVRSLPEGAEEEERNRLLEPILGEISEQSPLEQARLLKLVQERIGGGVSMATLKEQIRAIQKDRKVEFRNEKKKAKRMSGAMPGSCRARVDEVLIDTELENGAPDYTLAAEAAYDWFNANGAQFFHTLQGEPFMYFDNAIYWMDSPDRGRKRHYAAMLYKHTGMVPTTGGGRTFFEVLPSLAMIRGQVRDHFSWLHTDVASYTVYFNLNNPEHEIAKITPDEIQIMKNGGNEDGIILDGSRKMKPLKFLPDADLEEADRLLVDLLVGNMTCPQGDRFLILSWLSCFLLIDFAGTRPMTRFEGSAGSGKTTASKITSTLLYGEPQHKKATDAANYTDGSQNPLIVLDNIEVKQMTEDLTTFMLTSITGIAKEKRKSGTDSETITERTKCLLNTTGIEPLCGELSEILSRSFVINFDLANQASDCFLESEVISAIQQNRDLIISAIMKRTSHVLAMIRDGAQKQVMRLLHRTMPTHGKRRCNDYLSLMYLMMLAGSEEHEVTTGLEELSPLFIEQIHSINDTSQEMARESNPIATALASLFHAYRNAVELDEKARYGEDDRANHVVGFIERYQVRFENENTMEPVSAGRLLAALRRVGREFNLEFEYKKPAQLGRRISNDLDVIRDAGFDIDRQRNAHTKNFEYWISANRGK; from the coding sequence ATGAGTATGGGCGGAACGGATAACGTCAGGGAGTATTACCGGCACGTCACCGAGATGGACATCGGTGACGTGGCCCGGGAACTCCTGCCGGGACGGATCACCCAGGAGACCGGCCAGCGCTTGATGTGCGACTGCCCCAACCATCAGAGCCAGTCGCGTCTGTCGCTGCACGTGATGCTCGACAAGCAGGGCTGGTACTGCTTCGGCTGCGGAGTCGGCGGTGATGTGCTGCAGCTCGTTGAGTTCATTCAGACGGGCTCGGTCACCGCCGGGCAATCCGGTCCGATGCCGGACAGCCACCGTCAGGCCCGGGACTATCTCGCCAAGAAGGCGGGCTTGCCGCCGCTGTCGCGCTATGGCCTCAGCCAGGAGCGTCTCGCCCAGACGGAGGCCGACCGCGCCTTCGAACTGCGGGTCAAGGACGCGCTGACCTCGCTGGCCAGGCTTTACCACGCCAGACTCAAAGAGTCGCCGGAGGTCCTCGACTGGCTGAAATCCAAATACGCCCTGAGCGAGGAGACCATCGACGATCTCCTGATCGGCTACGCGGACAACGCGTCCGGCGCGGTCGCCCAACTGACCGGGGGTGAGGACGGTTTCTCCAAGCGGGAGCTCGCCGCCACCGGCGCTTTCCGTCCCACCAGCCAGGACGGCCTGACGCCATTTTTCGAGCGCCGCATCGTCTTTCCCTACTGGAGCCGTGGCCGGGTGGTGTTCATGATCGGCCGCAAGACGCCGTGGACCCCGGACGTTGGCTGGGAGCAAGGGAAATACAAGAAACTGCCGGTTCACGACGAACACCAACGGCCTTACGTCGCCGACTTCATCAACAACGCGCTGCTGTTCAACGAGGACTGCCTGCTGGCGAGGCCCGGCAAGGTGATCATCACCGAGGGGGTGACCGATTGCTTGGCGCTGATGCAACTGGGCCTGCCCACCGTATCGCCGGTCACCGTCCGCATCCGGGCCGCCGATTGGGAGCGCCTGATCCCCAAACTGCGCGGCGTCGAAACCGTCTACATCTGCCAGGACAACGAACTCTCCCAGGCCGGTCTCAAAGGGGCGCTGCAAACCGCTCGTACCCTGGCCGAACACAAGATCGACACCCGCCTGGTGACGCTGCCTTTGTCGGAAACACAGATCTCGGCCCGGCAGGAGCTGACCGAACGCTTCGGCCTGACGGCGAGCGTGGGGCCGAAGGAGCTGGCCAAGCTACTGGCGGGACGTCCCGCCGAGGAAATCCAGGCGGCCGAGGCGCTTCTCGCCATCGCCAAGATCGACGTCAACGATTACATTGCCGCCGGGCATACCCTGGAGGATTTCGAACGCCTGCTCGCCGAGGCCAGCACGCCCATCGAGTTCGGCGTGCGCTCGCTGCCCGAGGGCGCTGAAGAGGAAGAACGCAACCGCCTGCTCGAACCTATCCTGGGGGAGATTTCCGAGCAGTCTCCGCTGGAACAGGCCCGTCTGCTGAAGCTGGTGCAGGAGCGCATCGGCGGTGGTGTTTCGATGGCCACCCTCAAAGAGCAGATCCGCGCCATCCAGAAGGACCGTAAAGTCGAGTTCCGCAACGAAAAGAAGAAGGCCAAGCGGATGTCCGGCGCGATGCCCGGATCGTGCCGCGCCCGGGTCGACGAGGTGCTGATCGACACGGAACTGGAGAACGGTGCTCCCGACTACACCCTGGCCGCCGAGGCTGCCTACGACTGGTTCAACGCCAACGGTGCCCAGTTCTTTCACACCCTGCAGGGCGAGCCGTTCATGTATTTCGACAACGCCATCTACTGGATGGATTCACCGGACCGGGGCCGCAAGCGCCATTACGCGGCCATGCTCTACAAGCACACGGGTATGGTGCCGACCACGGGCGGCGGACGGACATTTTTCGAGGTGCTGCCCAGCCTGGCCATGATCCGTGGCCAGGTGCGCGACCATTTTTCCTGGCTGCACACCGATGTGGCCTCCTACACCGTCTATTTCAACCTGAACAATCCGGAGCACGAGATCGCCAAGATCACCCCGGACGAGATTCAGATCATGAAGAACGGCGGCAACGAGGACGGCATCATCCTGGACGGCTCGCGCAAGATGAAGCCGCTGAAATTCCTGCCCGACGCCGACCTCGAAGAGGCGGACCGGCTCCTGGTCGATCTGCTGGTGGGCAATATGACCTGTCCGCAGGGGGATCGATTTCTCATCCTTTCCTGGCTCTCCTGTTTCCTGCTGATCGACTTCGCCGGGACGCGGCCCATGACCCGCTTCGAGGGTTCGGCCGGATCGGGCAAGACCACCGCCAGCAAGATCACGTCGACGCTGCTTTACGGCGAGCCCCAGCACAAGAAAGCCACCGACGCGGCGAACTACACCGATGGCTCGCAGAACCCGCTCATCGTCCTCGACAACATCGAGGTCAAGCAGATGACCGAGGATCTGACCACCTTCATGCTGACCAGCATCACCGGCATCGCCAAGGAGAAACGCAAGAGCGGCACAGACAGCGAGACCATCACCGAGCGGACCAAATGCCTGCTGAACACCACCGGCATCGAGCCGCTGTGCGGGGAGCTTTCGGAGATACTGTCGAGGTCCTTCGTCATCAACTTCGACCTCGCCAACCAGGCCAGCGACTGCTTTCTGGAATCGGAGGTCATCTCCGCCATCCAGCAGAACCGGGATCTGATCATCTCGGCCATCATGAAGCGGACCAGCCATGTGCTGGCGATGATCCGGGACGGAGCCCAGAAACAGGTCATGCGCCTGCTGCACCGAACCATGCCGACCCATGGCAAGCGCCGGTGCAACGATTATCTGAGCCTGATGTACCTGATGATGCTGGCCGGGTCCGAGGAACACGAAGTGACCACCGGACTCGAGGAGCTGAGCCCGCTGTTCATCGAGCAGATTCATTCCATCAACGACACCAGTCAGGAGATGGCGCGGGAGTCGAACCCCATTGCCACGGCGCTGGCGTCGCTTTTCCATGCCTACCGGAACGCGGTGGAGCTGGACGAGAAGGCCCGCTACGGCGAGGACGACCGGGCAAACCACGTAGTGGGGTTCATCGAACGCTACCAGGTGAGGTTCGAGAACGAGAACACCATGGAGCCAGTGTCAGCGGGACGGCTGCTCGCGGCGCTGCGCAGGGTCGGCCGGGAATTCAACCTCGAGTTCGAATACAAGAAGCCCGCCCAGCTCGGTCGGCGCATCAGCAACGACCTGGACGTCATCCGGGACGCCGGTTTCGACATCGACCGGCAGCGCAACGCCCACACCAAGAACTTCGAGTATTGGATCAGCGCGAACAGGGGGAAATGA
- a CDS encoding type II toxin-antitoxin system Phd/YefM family antitoxin, whose protein sequence is MKLSSQIKPISYLKAHAAEIVRNMSGQGEPLVITQNGEAKVVMQDIESYEQTQETMALLKILALGSRQIEEGKVQPAGDVIQRLRDRSKSR, encoded by the coding sequence ATGAAGCTATCGAGCCAAATCAAACCGATCAGTTACCTGAAAGCCCATGCCGCAGAAATCGTGCGCAACATGTCCGGGCAAGGTGAACCCCTGGTCATCACTCAGAATGGCGAAGCCAAGGTCGTGATGCAGGACATCGAAAGCTATGAGCAGACCCAGGAGACCATGGCCCTTCTGAAGATCCTCGCGCTCGGCTCGCGTCAGATCGAGGAAGGCAAAGTCCAGCCCGCCGGTGATGTCATCCAGCGGCTTCGCGACCGGAGCAAGAGTCGCTGA
- a CDS encoding ERCC4 domain-containing protein: MDRITVVVDTREQEPYSFDTDKVSAVRKALPAGDYSLVGLEERLAVERKSLTDFVSTVIRGRKRFHRELEKLSAYESACVVVECNFRDLVDGRYRSDAHPHALIGTVASIVVDFGVPVYFCSDRQAACRFVEEYLTRFHRRIARCQKEMRVTRRDSGEE, translated from the coding sequence ATGGACCGGATTACCGTTGTCGTCGACACCCGCGAACAGGAGCCTTACAGCTTCGATACAGACAAGGTTTCGGCGGTTCGCAAGGCGCTGCCCGCCGGTGATTACTCGCTGGTTGGCCTCGAGGAACGGTTGGCGGTGGAGCGTAAATCCCTGACGGATTTCGTCTCCACCGTCATCCGGGGGCGGAAGCGGTTCCACCGCGAACTGGAAAAACTCTCTGCCTACGAATCCGCCTGCGTGGTTGTCGAGTGCAACTTTCGCGATCTGGTCGATGGCCGCTACCGCAGCGATGCCCATCCGCACGCGCTGATCGGAACGGTCGCCTCCATCGTCGTCGACTTCGGTGTCCCCGTCTACTTCTGCTCGGACCGGCAGGCCGCCTGCCGTTTTGTCGAGGAGTACCTGACACGTTTTCACCGGAGGATCGCGAGATGCCAAAAAGAAATGAGAGTAACCCGGCGCGACTCCGGGGAAGAATAG
- the recD2 gene encoding SF1B family DNA helicase RecD2, translating into MPKRNESNPARLRGRIERVYYAGPKFSAGRLLTPAGEEVQFAGNLFARENQPVVLLGSWSTHPKYGRQFKVDGMEHDLELDPEGLIHYLANHPEIKGIGPAKARLIVESFGDAFEETLLSDPERIALKARLPLDAAKRLHDEWLKNRSVNTVMAWLSAFGLTHHQVTTLVERLGGNCLDILKEDPYILIREIRGFGFKKVDKIARKLGTPKDHVPRIRAGLLFCVRDALDNGHCWIEYEDLVDQANLLLVMDALDSRVRIESALDALIEEQALSCDSHGGRFVVALPEIVRMERELALLFGQAETPNPHFQSVKKLDALIRRCASTLNEKQLDAVRSALQYSISLISGGAGSGKSYTISVINTICEESDLEVVLAAPTGKAAKRLEEVSGRSGTTIHRLLGYDGKGFSRSKENPIDADVLVVDEFSMVDVPLAWHLFEAVDLSRTTVLLVGDHNQLPPVGPGNILRDLIQTRAIPTVILDKVVRQAGVLKENCTAVLKGEVRKTSEASVAGCRDWYLVDQFTDPMAARSFLLELFQERLDALGFDIIKDVQVLTPTHKGPLGTKELNEELQRLIQRKLWNTEVPPVAMGRRAPFLKHDKVIQTRNNYDLNVMNGAIGYVVDVLANGTLVIDFDGMPVEMEKGSPDLQDLQLAYALTIHKTQGSEFPCAVVVVHKAHSFMHHRNLLYTGVTRARRTAIVLGDHWGIQNCAKRCQVDDRRTFLPLFLDAAQHAEADFARVAEAE; encoded by the coding sequence ATGCCAAAAAGAAATGAGAGTAACCCGGCGCGACTCCGGGGAAGAATAGAGCGCGTTTACTATGCCGGACCCAAGTTCTCCGCAGGCCGACTGCTCACCCCGGCCGGTGAGGAAGTCCAGTTCGCGGGCAATTTGTTCGCCCGGGAAAATCAGCCTGTGGTCCTGCTCGGGTCGTGGTCCACCCATCCCAAATACGGCCGTCAGTTCAAGGTCGACGGGATGGAGCACGACCTCGAACTCGATCCGGAAGGGCTGATCCACTATCTGGCCAACCATCCGGAGATCAAGGGCATTGGTCCGGCCAAGGCCAGATTGATCGTCGAGAGTTTCGGCGACGCCTTTGAAGAAACCCTTTTGAGTGACCCTGAGCGCATCGCCCTCAAAGCCCGGCTGCCCCTGGATGCAGCCAAGCGGCTGCATGACGAATGGTTGAAGAACCGCAGCGTCAACACCGTCATGGCCTGGCTTTCGGCATTCGGCCTGACCCATCATCAGGTCACCACCCTGGTCGAAAGACTCGGCGGCAATTGCCTCGATATTCTGAAAGAAGACCCGTACATCCTCATTCGGGAGATCCGGGGATTCGGCTTCAAGAAGGTCGACAAGATCGCCCGCAAGCTGGGAACCCCAAAGGACCACGTTCCCCGTATCCGGGCCGGTCTGCTGTTTTGCGTCCGTGATGCCCTGGACAATGGCCACTGCTGGATCGAATACGAGGATCTGGTGGATCAGGCCAATCTGCTGCTGGTCATGGATGCCCTGGACAGCCGGGTCCGCATCGAGAGCGCCCTCGACGCTCTCATCGAAGAACAGGCGCTTTCCTGCGATTCCCACGGTGGACGTTTCGTGGTCGCTCTGCCGGAGATCGTCCGCATGGAGCGGGAGCTGGCCTTGTTGTTCGGCCAGGCCGAAACACCGAATCCTCATTTCCAGTCCGTCAAGAAACTCGATGCCCTGATTCGGCGCTGCGCATCAACGCTGAACGAGAAGCAGCTCGACGCGGTCCGCTCGGCCCTCCAATACAGCATCAGCCTGATTTCGGGTGGAGCCGGTTCGGGGAAGAGCTACACCATTTCAGTCATCAACACCATCTGCGAGGAGAGCGATCTGGAGGTCGTGCTCGCCGCGCCGACCGGCAAGGCCGCCAAACGCCTGGAGGAAGTCAGCGGCCGTAGCGGCACCACCATCCACCGCCTGCTCGGCTATGACGGCAAGGGTTTCTCGCGCAGCAAGGAGAACCCCATCGATGCCGACGTCCTGGTGGTCGACGAGTTTTCGATGGTCGACGTGCCGCTGGCCTGGCACCTGTTCGAGGCGGTCGATTTGTCGCGGACCACGGTGCTGCTGGTCGGGGACCACAACCAGCTTCCGCCGGTGGGACCCGGAAACATCCTGCGCGATCTGATCCAGACACGCGCCATCCCCACGGTCATCCTCGACAAGGTCGTGCGCCAGGCTGGCGTCCTCAAGGAGAACTGCACCGCCGTTCTCAAGGGCGAGGTGCGCAAGACCAGCGAGGCGTCGGTGGCCGGATGCCGGGATTGGTACCTGGTGGATCAGTTCACAGATCCGATGGCTGCACGCTCGTTCCTGCTGGAGCTGTTTCAGGAGCGGCTCGACGCCCTGGGTTTCGACATCATCAAGGACGTGCAGGTGCTGACGCCGACCCACAAGGGGCCGCTCGGCACCAAGGAACTGAACGAGGAGCTGCAGCGGCTCATCCAGCGCAAGCTCTGGAACACCGAGGTGCCGCCGGTCGCCATGGGCCGCCGCGCCCCGTTTCTCAAGCACGACAAGGTCATCCAGACCCGGAACAACTACGACCTGAACGTGATGAACGGTGCCATCGGCTATGTGGTCGATGTCCTCGCGAACGGCACCCTGGTCATCGACTTCGACGGCATGCCCGTGGAGATGGAAAAGGGTTCGCCCGACCTTCAGGACCTGCAGCTCGCCTATGCGCTCACCATCCACAAAACCCAGGGGTCCGAATTCCCCTGCGCCGTGGTGGTGGTCCACAAGGCGCATTCCTTCATGCACCACCGTAATCTGCTCTACACCGGGGTGACCCGCGCCCGGCGCACCGCCATTGTCCTGGGCGACCATTGGGGCATCCAGAATTGCGCCAAGCGTTGCCAGGTGGATGACCGTCGGACCTTTCTGCCCCTGTTTCTGGACGCCGCCCAGCACGCGGAGGCCGATTTCGCCCGTGTCGCGGAGGCCGAATGA
- a CDS encoding PD-(D/E)XK nuclease family protein yields MSELMTTTYSMWRLFRNCRMACKWRYIDELVPLERDPNLAFGSVIHDCLECWHGERNLAKVLDHIDRTYPNRAQDDHQQADWHLARAMMSAYAEHYPAEEFEVVALEKTFEGPIVNPATGATSRSFILAGKVDGIVRQDGQYFLLEHKTAAQIDASYLERLWTDFQIILYAWYLEQTLGITVSGIIYNVLVKARLRQGKGETEAEYEARRDELIAKSKTGKSSAKRKLPEDDDTFQQRLQEKYLEPGMFHREVLYISRDQFEELRAELWELSKAMLDARRRDTFYRNTSYCFQYGRPCAYFQLCRSGGNPNVIENHFQRIAPHEELRDGAGEDAAPVF; encoded by the coding sequence ATGAGCGAGCTGATGACCACCACCTATTCCATGTGGCGGCTGTTCCGCAACTGCCGCATGGCCTGCAAGTGGCGCTACATCGACGAGCTGGTGCCGCTCGAGCGCGACCCCAATCTGGCCTTCGGCTCGGTCATCCACGACTGCCTGGAGTGCTGGCACGGCGAGCGGAATCTGGCCAAGGTCCTCGACCACATCGACCGGACCTATCCGAACCGGGCGCAGGACGACCATCAACAGGCCGACTGGCATCTCGCCCGGGCCATGATGAGCGCCTATGCGGAACACTACCCCGCTGAAGAGTTCGAGGTCGTCGCGCTCGAGAAAACCTTCGAAGGTCCCATCGTCAACCCGGCGACCGGGGCGACCTCGCGCAGTTTCATTCTCGCCGGGAAGGTAGACGGCATCGTCCGTCAGGATGGCCAGTATTTTCTGCTGGAACACAAAACCGCCGCGCAGATCGACGCCAGCTATCTGGAGCGGCTGTGGACTGATTTCCAGATCATCCTCTACGCCTGGTACCTGGAGCAGACCCTCGGCATCACGGTCAGCGGCATCATCTATAACGTCCTGGTCAAAGCCCGGCTGCGCCAGGGCAAGGGTGAAACCGAAGCTGAATACGAAGCCCGCCGAGACGAACTGATCGCCAAGTCGAAAACCGGCAAGAGCAGCGCCAAGCGCAAGTTGCCCGAGGACGACGACACCTTCCAGCAGCGGCTCCAGGAGAAGTACCTCGAGCCGGGCATGTTCCACCGCGAGGTGCTCTACATCTCCCGCGACCAGTTCGAGGAACTGCGGGCGGAGCTGTGGGAACTCTCCAAGGCCATGCTCGACGCCCGTCGGCGCGACACCTTCTACCGCAACACCAGCTACTGCTTCCAGTACGGAAGGCCCTGCGCCTACTTCCAGCTCTGCCGCTCGGGCGGCAACCCCAACGTCATCGAAAACCATTTCCAACGGATCGCCCCGCACGAAGAGCTGCGGGACGGAGCCGGTGAAGACGCCGCTCCGGTGTTTTGA
- a CDS encoding ATP-binding protein: MLPKTKSKPKHTLSDLTALVYGPSKIGKSTWCSKADDALFLATEPGLNALEVFQTPITCWDDLLQACAEIAEGKHEFKTIVVDTMDNAYKMCSDYVCKKFKIEHESDLGYGKGYALINNEFQRVINKLAFLPYGLILISHSQERDIETRTGKHTRIVPTLPEKARKLVTGLVDLILFCDLDMKTGEDGKPVWQRVMRTKPSPNYDAGDRTGRLPEVIPLDFSSFMKAFNNTAAGAAASAARPKPEPTASAAAKPQQ, encoded by the coding sequence ATGCTTCCCAAGACCAAAAGCAAACCCAAACACACGCTCTCGGACCTCACCGCTCTGGTGTACGGCCCGAGCAAGATCGGCAAGAGCACCTGGTGCTCCAAGGCCGATGACGCACTGTTCCTGGCGACCGAGCCGGGCCTGAACGCCCTGGAGGTGTTTCAGACCCCGATCACCTGCTGGGACGATCTTCTGCAGGCCTGCGCGGAAATCGCCGAGGGCAAGCACGAGTTCAAGACCATCGTCGTCGACACGATGGATAACGCCTACAAGATGTGCTCGGACTACGTCTGCAAGAAATTCAAGATCGAGCACGAGTCCGACCTGGGCTACGGCAAGGGCTACGCGCTGATCAACAACGAGTTCCAGCGCGTCATCAACAAACTCGCCTTCCTGCCCTATGGGTTGATCCTGATCTCCCACTCCCAGGAACGGGACATCGAGACCCGGACCGGCAAACACACCCGCATCGTGCCGACGCTGCCGGAAAAGGCGCGGAAGCTGGTTACCGGGCTGGTGGACCTGATTCTGTTCTGCGATCTGGACATGAAAACCGGCGAGGACGGCAAGCCGGTCTGGCAGCGCGTGATGCGCACCAAGCCCAGTCCCAACTACGACGCCGGTGACCGCACCGGCCGACTCCCCGAAGTCATCCCCCTCGATTTTTCGAGCTTCATGAAAGCGTTCAACAACACGGCAGCCGGAGCTGCGGCGAGTGCCGCCCGGCCGAAGCCGGAGCCGACCGCGAGTGCGGCGGCGAAACCCCAACAGTAA
- a CDS encoding tyrosine-type recombinase/integrase, whose product MSNRTADLDLTAATEAFCARLSAEGRSPATIAAYRRDLALVARVAGELAPGIVCRAITARLLDQVFSAGAVIESERGQRSAASLHRMKAAVRAFFAWAAEAGVVNDNPARSIRMHRLPRKLPVFLTAAEKKRLLKELKGRTDFSALRDRAMIEVLLGTGIRLGELAALDMDDIDLDAKHLRVRAKGNVPQVKFIKTDLRTLLRRYLAERRRHGRPEMEALFLSNRDGRLCQRQIANRLAHWLRKAGIEKELTPHGLRHTFATHLYGATNDLLVVQRALGHRDVSTTQIYTHLVDGQLEEALERL is encoded by the coding sequence ATGAGCAACCGAACGGCTGACCTCGACCTGACGGCCGCGACAGAGGCGTTCTGTGCCCGCCTGTCGGCCGAAGGACGCTCCCCAGCGACCATAGCCGCATACCGCCGGGACCTCGCCCTGGTGGCCCGTGTGGCCGGGGAGCTGGCCCCGGGCATCGTCTGCCGGGCGATCACGGCCAGGCTCCTCGACCAGGTGTTCTCCGCCGGGGCGGTCATCGAGAGTGAGCGAGGCCAACGCTCGGCGGCTTCGCTCCATCGGATGAAGGCTGCGGTGCGGGCCTTTTTCGCCTGGGCCGCCGAGGCGGGCGTGGTCAATGACAATCCGGCCCGGTCCATCCGCATGCATCGGTTGCCGAGAAAGCTGCCGGTCTTCCTGACTGCCGCCGAAAAGAAACGGCTCCTCAAGGAGCTCAAGGGACGGACCGACTTCTCCGCGCTGCGCGACCGCGCCATGATCGAGGTGCTGCTGGGCACCGGGATCAGGCTTGGCGAGCTGGCCGCGCTCGACATGGATGACATCGACCTCGACGCCAAGCATCTGCGGGTGCGGGCCAAGGGGAATGTGCCGCAGGTCAAGTTCATCAAGACCGACCTCCGCACATTGCTGCGCCGTTACCTGGCCGAGCGCCGTCGACATGGCCGTCCCGAAATGGAAGCTCTGTTCCTGTCGAACCGGGACGGCAGACTCTGCCAGCGGCAGATTGCCAACCGGCTCGCTCACTGGCTGCGGAAAGCCGGGATCGAAAAGGAACTGACGCCGCACGGGCTGCGGCATACCTTCGCCACCCACCTCTACGGCGCGACCAACGACCTGCTCGTGGTGCAGCGGGCCTTGGGGCATCGGGACGTATCCACCACCCAGATCTACACCCACCTCGTGGACGGCCAGCTCGAGGAAGCCCTCGAACGTCTCTGA
- a CDS encoding type II toxin-antitoxin system RelE/ParE family toxin, translating to MTFQIFLTDDASRDLEELYDYIASHDAPGKADYVLDEIEKAFSSLSENPERGAYPKELLAIGLREYREIFFKPYRIIYRVMAENVYVMVIADGRRDMQTLLQRRLLQA from the coding sequence ATGACCTTCCAGATATTTCTGACCGATGATGCGTCGCGGGATTTGGAGGAGTTGTACGACTACATTGCATCCCACGACGCGCCGGGAAAAGCGGATTACGTTCTCGATGAAATAGAGAAGGCCTTTTCGAGCCTCTCCGAGAACCCGGAGCGAGGAGCCTATCCAAAAGAACTGCTGGCCATAGGGCTTCGCGAGTACCGTGAGATATTTTTCAAACCCTACCGCATCATCTATCGCGTCATGGCCGAAAATGTTTATGTCATGGTGATTGCCGACGGCCGCCGTGATATGCAGACCTTGCTGCAACGTCGTCTATTACAGGCATAA
- a CDS encoding DUF669 domain-containing protein, with protein sequence MEHYENQSSSNLDLAQFDDAFETAEVEEREFEAVPDGKYQVNVDRVELTRAQTSGNPMLKWTLRILAPTHKGRLLWRNNVMASNENIKWLKQDLYTCGLQLQKLSDLPGHLEQLLNIKLEVTKRTRGENENIYFNRRIVMADDAGAPGAAMDDMIPF encoded by the coding sequence ATGGAACACTACGAAAACCAATCCAGCAGCAACCTCGACCTGGCGCAGTTCGACGACGCCTTTGAAACCGCCGAAGTCGAGGAACGCGAGTTCGAGGCCGTCCCCGACGGCAAGTACCAGGTCAACGTCGACCGGGTCGAACTGACCCGCGCCCAGACCTCGGGCAATCCCATGCTCAAGTGGACTCTGCGCATTCTCGCGCCGACCCACAAGGGTCGTCTGCTCTGGCGCAACAACGTCATGGCCAGCAACGAGAACATCAAGTGGCTCAAGCAGGACCTCTACACCTGCGGGCTGCAGCTTCAGAAGCTCTCCGACCTGCCGGGCCACCTCGAGCAGCTTCTCAACATCAAGCTGGAGGTGACCAAGCGCACTCGCGGTGAAAACGAGAACATCTACTTCAACCGTCGCATTGTCATGGCCGACGATGCCGGGGCTCCCGGCGCGGCGATGGACGACATGATCCCGTTCTGA